Proteins encoded by one window of Cinclus cinclus chromosome 14, bCinCin1.1, whole genome shotgun sequence:
- the IL17B gene encoding interleukin-17B, with amino-acid sequence MVLVPEAKDQSKAAKGRRRALARPPTAPPALAWAPDDPYTSMAEYEHSIQDMVRQLRNGSEPGDAKCQVNLRLWRSNRRSLSPWAYRINHDATRIPADIPEARCLCTGCINPFTMQEDRTMASVPIYSRLPVRRPLCPGPPELGHRTSGKKKCHKKYQMVMETIAVGCTCIF; translated from the exons ATGGTCCTGGTTCCCGAGGCCAAGGACCAGAGCAAGgcagccaagggcaggagaAGGGCCCTGGCACGGCCACCAACAGCCCCCCCTGCCCTGGCCTGGGCCCCAGATGACCCCTACACCAGCATGGCAGAATACGAGCACAGCATCCAGGACATGGTGCGCCAGCTGAGGAATGGCTCCGAGCCAGGGGACGCCAAGTGCCAGGTGAACCTGAGGCTCTGGAGGTCCAACCGGAGGAGCCTGTCCCCCTGGGCCTACAG gaTAAACCACGATGCCACAAGGATCCCAGCAGACATCCCCGAGGCCCGGTGCCTCTGCACCGGCTGCATCAACCCCTTCACCATGCAGGAGGACCGCACCATGGCCAGCGTTCCCATCTACAGCCGGCTGCCCGTGCGCCGCCCGCTCTGCCCGGGCCCGCCCGAGCTGGGGCACAGGACCTCAGGCAAGAAGAAGTGCCACAAGAAGTACCAGATGGTGATGGAGACCATCGCTGTGGGCTGCACCTGCATCTTCTGA